The Thamnophis elegans isolate rThaEle1 chromosome Z, rThaEle1.pri, whole genome shotgun sequence genome contains a region encoding:
- the FAM71E1 gene encoding protein FAM71E1, with protein sequence MGDLRRCLDSGEYGALKDCYLYESNFLQVTKAGDIATRVTMGIAASSPHLEMPDLMLLARPVPCLTERCECQCPEALPFPDEELQLFALLPLKFVRLYIHDESRFQLKVRLANGRTFYLQLLTHPLKQDEVFGHWVRLLYRLRFYRCDAPLTYEKETALHHRKHI encoded by the exons ATGGGAGACCTGAGAAGATGCCTGGACAGCGGGGAATATGGAGCACTGAAAGATTGTTATCTGTATGAAAGCAATTTTTTACAG GTTACCAAGGCAGGAGATATTGCCACCAGAGTTACTATGGGCATCGCTGCCAGTAGCCCACATCTAGAGATGCCTGATCTTATGCTGCTGGCACGGCCAGTTCCATGCCTAACAGAACGGTGTGAATGTCAGTGTCCTGAGGCACTGCCTTTCCCAGATGAGGAGCTGCAGCTGTTTGC gcTTCTTCCCTTGAAGTTTGTCCGTCTCTATATTCATGATGAGTCACGGTTCCAGCTCAAAGTCCGCCTGGCTAATGGCCGCACTTTTTATCTGCAGCTTCTAACACACCCCCTCAAGCAGGATGAGGTCTTTGGGCACTGGGTACGGCTACTATACCGCTTGCGCTTTTACCGCTGTGATGCCCCCCTTACTTATGAAAAGGAGACTGCACTGCATCATCGTAAACATATTTAG